The Kluyveromyces lactis strain NRRL Y-1140 chromosome D complete sequence genome has a window encoding:
- the FAB1 gene encoding 1-phosphatidylinositol-3-phosphate 5-kinase (similar to uniprot|P34756 Saccharomyces cerevisiae YFR019W FAB1 1-phosphatidylinositol-3-phosphate 5-kinase vacuolar membrane kinase that generates phosphatidylinositol (3 5)P2 which is involved in vacuolar sorting and homeostasis), with product MSQSSRDMSLLPDMGDGSNSDDGTNDNRNSSNNNNSKPEIPDFMTQKPLLSRTTTEVDTNPVLSDMQISAPIGLELTNERRESSNGDDVQDNRMTIRSNIALPLPKLTKDAETPNLHSESLQRTLTNDSTTDFDVLSKTDSENPSLGQGEQPKSLHFSLGNSARTKRSSIYESKSTVTAIPIRTPSNSNRNIHAYNHPHSYSDRDDVVSMKSVSSSLTASFSRSFLFGFYDKKQKGKSKKKNILSKEYWMKDESAKECFNCAKPFTTFRRKHHCRICGQIFCSSCSFLITGESFGYSGRMRICGKCYEHSMNYEDSSEEESEEEIIHDQVSSRNIDDDAPSLNNDDIQSILTNVDDHKVHISTPEPLPRMAIPATKQGESLEISFHSKANNHGYRKSRPRRGTQDRYALHNLEKLSPIPQEHADSKHSPERSLLINKNSQHGHMRPSFSSYLSQKNGSALRKDTPNNPNVMKTLANNNFKFEFNYDMNNFQSYLQKERQPAGLSESKQLPLLSNRYSSPNFQSGFESSDEGSEDEASMSLYTALNETHKHDKNRSLTMRNSTNSSQRAEASLQRMRQRRKSKSRPGPINNNGRGEFSFMNLSAPNLVTVVNNDLVFSKNQNPQLQKQKYDSNSKDARKSILNSSTWRRISLDKREELNDVCKLHLEALLQQALTDQEIPGEGDWIAIFNKMIGQIQGIPLDARKAGDLDFKQQHVKIKRLPGGSVLDSMILNGVLYSKGLPLKTMPRVVMNPRILLIMFPLEYQKHNNHVISIESVVAQEKEYLKKLVLRLQSLNPDIILTGTSASGYALQLFQEVGIVVQCNVKPQVIERISRFTGCDIVITMDKLSSNIKLGTCERFEVRTYIYGNLSKNYTFITGCKTQAGITLVLRGNTSEVLRKVKDVAEFVAYAVFSMKLESSFFNDNFLQLNIEAYKHIQLLKKQNESFTGFFADFIEKFNRRILSVSPIVEFPVPYLLQKARDVEQQLIEKTALVKKLQDCAEILEYKDSIDLSKMQLETALTQRDFKYLIGFINNKECDALKLQFETLKKKWEIYSSLSHNMLGTGPHQSISVLYSVISRKTTTPCIGPEIVTIDFFWENDISIGQFIENVVATAFRPCADGCGGLMIDHYRSYAHGNGKLDVIIERLQSKMPMLKNLILTWSYCKKCGLSSPTLQLSEKSWNYSLGKYLELMFWSSPKNINSIGNCTHDVAKDHLKYFSLNDLVVRMEYSGIDVHELITPTATITWNPGKDIKLKVELYYQILEKIDAFYGSVLERLNKLKIDSINDLKLNEAKERIVQLKVLVEDEKSTLGANMETIYTGLEGDQHLQLNSIVRALHDNAAGWDNEFVEFEKEFLPTEKDIARITALQLKKMFTDFNKMTEDNGIKEINGEDAEAEEKSKCMDTTSEEQRSDEESDASPPKPKSVQNAELPLIKSATTNTFSEETIGKVTGPRKQSMTSSLDRNLIRKNSNNSTYTQSSKDRNSDTKVGQLANFFDQIHFDSVTREFELQREMERLHMNKTKYQAMRAKSLKPLVEIYKNVQDAVEEPINVDKGAKNQNSLVNSDNTQGTYDTAKPLNKGLENELEQSINQWSERVLQNQTGDQPVDITAKPSNEPLPPVTTITNANKDGTKLETQHVVMPSQKSSLLTTLSNFWADRSASFWKPLTYPTSPTEHIFMDNNVIIREDEPSSLIAFCLSSNDYQRKVTAMIRNVRQTPGSFDSQNGKPDLNTLKTESMETKLDADSHEISCKASNTDLEMIMTKKTGMHLRYQFQDGNTIMSCKIFFFEQFDAFRKKCGCGEENFIQSLSRCIKWDSSGGKSGSAFLKTLDDRFVIKELSHSELDAFINFSSSYFEYMSQALFHDLPTALAKILGFYQIQIRNAATGKSFKMDVIIMENLFYEKKTSRIFDLKGSMRNRHVEQTGKENEVLLDENMVEYIYESPIFVREYDKKLLRASLWNDTLFLAKMNVMDYSLVVGVDNQTHSLTVGIIDCIRTFTWDKKLESWVKEKGLVGGSTKEPTVVTPRQYKNRFREAMDRYILMVPDPWYQDTET from the coding sequence ATGTCCCAGTCAAGTAGGGATATGAGCTTATTACCTGATATGGGTGATGGGAGTAATAGTGATGACGGTACCAATGATAACAGGAATTCCAgtaataacaataatagTAAGCCGGAGATACCAGATTTTATGACTCAAAAACCTCTACTGTCAAGGACCACAACGGAGGTGGACACAAATCCTGTTCTAAGTGATATGCAAATATCCGCACCCATTGGCTTAGAGTTGACGAATGAGAGACGTGAAAGTTCAAATGGGGACGATGTCCAAGATAATAGAATGACGATAAGATCGAACATTGCACTGCCATTACCGAAACTCACAAAAGATGCCGAAACTCCAAATTTACATAGCGAATCGCTACAGCGGACGTTGACTAATGATTCTACTACTGATTTTGACGTTCTTTCGAAGACAGATTCTGAAAACCCATCTCTAGGGCAAGGAGAGCAACCCAAATCATTACACTTTTCGTTAGGAAATAGTGCCCGGACCAAAAGATCTAGCATATATGAATCTAAGTCGACAGTTACAGCAATTCCAATAAGAACCCCTTCAAATTCCAACAGAAATATTCACGCTTATAACCACCCACATTCTTATTCGGACAGAGATGATGTGGTGTCCATGAAGAGTGTCTCCTCATCACTAACAGCATCTTTCTCACGAAGCTTCTTGTTCGGATTCTATGACAAGAAGCAAAAGGGaaaatcgaagaagaagaatattttgtcCAAAGAGTACTGGATGAAGGATGAGAGTGCAAAAGAATGTTTCAACTGTGCTAAGCCATTTACAACCTTTagaagaaaacatcatTGTCGAATTTGCGGACAAATTTTCTGCAGTAGCTGTAGTTTCCTAATAACTGGTGAGAGCTTTGGTTATAGTGGACGAATGAGAATATGTGGCAAGTGCTACGAACACTCTATGAACTACGAGGATTCCAGTGAGGAAGAgtcagaagaagaaatcattcaTGATCAAGTAAGCAGTAGAAacattgatgatgatgccCCATCTTTAAACAACGATGACATACAAAGTATCCTTACAAATGTAGATGATCATAAGGTCCACATAAGCACTCCTGAGCCCCTGCCGAGAATGGCTATTCCAGCAACAAAACAAGGTGAGTCTTTagaaatttctttccataGTAAAGCAAACAACCACGGTTACCGCAAAAGTAGGCCACGTAGAGGAACACAAGACAGATATGCTTTGCACAACCTCGAAAAGCTTTCTCCAATACCACAAGAGCATGCTGATTCAAAACACTCTCCCGAGCGATCCTTACTGATAAATAAAAATAGCCAGCATGGGCATATGAGACCGTCATTTTCAAGTTACCTAAGCCAAAAAAATGGGAGCGCTCTAAGGAAAGATACGCCCAACAACCCAAATGTGATGAAAACTTTAGCCAATaacaacttcaaatttgaGTTCAATTATGACATGAATAACTTCCAAAGCTATCTGCAGAAAGAGCGGCAACCCGCAGGATTATCTGAGAGCAAACAGCTGCCACTTTTATCAAATCGCTATAGCAGCCCAAACTTTCAAAGCGGATTTGAATCGAGCGACGAGGGTTCTGAAGATGAGGCATCAATGTCATTGTATACAGCATTGAATGAAACACATAAACACGATAAAAATCGTTCTCTAACAATGAGGAACTCGACAAATTCATCACAACGTGCCGAGGCTTCTCTACAAAGAATgagacaaagaagaaaaagtaAGAGCAGACCTGGTCCCATTAACAATAATGGCAGGGGAGAATTTAGCTTTATGAATTTAAGCGCACCGAATCTCGTAACAGTTGTAAACAACGACTTAGTATTTTCGAAGAATCAGAACCCCCAATTGCAAAAGCAGAAGTATGATTCTAATTCCAAGGATGCAAGAAAATCGATACTCAACTCATCTACATGGAGAAGAATATCTCTTGACAAGAGAGAAGAACTAAACGATGTTTGTAAGTTGCACTTAGAAGCGCTTTTACAGCAAGCATTAACAGATCAAGAGATACCAGGAGAGGGAGATTGGATTGCTATATTTAATAAAATGATTGGTCAAATCCAAGGAATACCTTTAGACGCAAGAAAAGCCGGTGATCTAGACTTCAAACAGCAGCATGTTAAAATAAAACGTCTCCCCGGTGGGAGTGTGCTAGATTCAATGATTCTGAATGGTGTTTTGTATTCGAAAGGTTTACCTTTAAAAACTATGCCCAGAGTGGTTATGAACCCTCgtattcttttgataatgttTCCTTTGGAGTATCAAAAGCACAATAACCACGTTATCAGTATAGAATCCGTTGTTGCACAGGAAAAAGAGTATCTCAAAAAGCTTGTGCTGAGACTTCAATCCTTGAATCCTGATATTATTCTAACTGGAACTTCAGCCAGTGGGTATGCTCTACAGTTATTCCAAGAGGTAGGAATTGTCGTGCAATGTAATGTGAAACCACAAGTCATAGAAAGGATATCCAGGTTTACAGGCTGTGACATTGTTATTACAATGGATAAACTATCTAGTAATATCAAATTAGGTACGTGCGAGAGGTTCGAAGTTCGCACATACATATATGGAAATTTGAGTAAAAATTACACTTTTATTACAGGCTGCAAAACACAAGCAGGTATTACATTAGTCCTCAGAGGAAATACTTCCGAAGTTTTGAGAAAAGTGAAAGACGTTGCAGAATTTGTGGCATACGCTGTTTTCTCTATGAAGTTAGAAAGCTCCTTCTTTAATGACAACTTCTTACAGCTGAATATTGAGGCTTATAAGCATATACAACTGTTGAAAAAGCAAAACGAATCATTTACCGGATTCTTTGCAGacttcattgaaaaattcaacagACGGATATTGTCAGTTTCTccaattgttgaatttccCGTTCCTTATCTACTACAGAAAGCTAGAGACGTAGAGCAACAGCTAATAGAAAAAACAGCTTTGGTAAAGAAACTTCAGGATTGCGCAGAAATATTAGAATATAAGGACTCGATAGATTTGTCAAAAATGCAGTTAGAGACGGCCCTTACACAACgtgatttcaaatatttgatcGGGTTTATAAACAATAAAGAGTGCGATGCACTAAAGCTTCAATTTGagacattgaaaaaaaaatgggaaatcTACTCATCTTTGTCACATAATATGTTAGGTACTGGTCCTCATCAGAGTATTTCTGTTTTATATTCCGTTATTTCACGTAAAACCACAACACCATGCATCGGTCCTGAGATCGTAACGATTGACTTTTTCTGGGAGAATGATATTTCCATAGGTCAGTTTATCGAGAATGTAGTGGCGACTGCATTCAGACCTTGTGCAGATGGCTGCGGTGGGTTAATGATAGATCATTACAGAAGCTATGCTCATGGAAACGGGAAACTCGACGTGATAATCGAAAGACTACAAAGCAAGATGCCAATGCTGAAAAACTTAATTTTAACCTGGAGTTACTGCAAGAAATGTGGCCTTTCGAGCCCAACTTTACAGCTTAGCGAAAAAAGCTGGAATTACTCGCTTGGTAAGTATTTGGAATTGATGTTCTGGTCGTCCCCtaaaaacatcaacagcaTTGGAAATTGTACCCATGATGTTGCCAAGGATCATTTGAAGTATTTTAGTTTGAATGATCTGGTGGTCCGTATGGAATACTCTGGAATTGATGTTCACGAGTTGATTACTCCAACTGCTACAATAACATGGAATCCTGGGAAAGATATCAAGCTCAAGGTGGAACTATActatcaaattcttgaaaaaatagATGCTTTTTATGGCAGTGTACTTGAACGGCTTAACAAGCTCAAAATTGACAGCATAAACGATTTGAAACTCAACGAGGCCAAGGAAAGAATAGTCCAATTAAAGGTATTAGTAGAGGACGAAAAGTCTACACTAGGAGCAAATATGGAGACAATATACACAGGATTAGAAGGCGATCAGCATTTacaattgaattcaataGTAAGAGCTCTTCATGATAATGCTGCTGGTTGGGATAACgagtttgttgaatttgaaaaggaatttCTCCCAACTGAAAAAGATATTGCTCGAATAACAGCTTTACAGCTAAAGAAAATGTTTactgatttcaataagATGACTGAGGACAATGgaataaaagaaattaatgGCGAAGATGCAGAAGCGGAGGAAAAATCTAAGTGTATGGACACTACATCCGAGGAACAAAGATCTGACGAAGAATCTGATGCTTCTCCGCCAAAGCCAAAGTCAGTACAAAATGCTGAACTTCCACTGATCAAAAGTGCTACCACAAACACATTCTCAGAGGAGACAATTGGAAAAGTGACTGGGCCTAGAAAACAATCGATGACATCTTCCTTGGATCGTAACCTCATAAGGAAGAACAGTAACAATAGCACTTACACGCAATCTAGTAAAGATCGAAACTCAGATACCAAAGTTGGGCAACTAGCAAACTTTTTTGATCAGATACACTTTGATTCAGTCACAAGAGAATTTGAGTTACAAAGGGAAATGGAACGACTTCATATGAATAAAACCAAGTATCAAGCCATGAGAGCCAAATCTCTAAAGCCCCTTGTGGAAATTTATAAAAATGTCCAAGACGCTGTGGAAGAACCGATAAACGTTGATAAAGGAGCTAAAAATCAGAACTCTTTGGTAAACTCTGATAATACTCAAGGAACATACGATACCGCAAAGCCGTTAAATAAAGGATTAGAAAACGAGTTAGAACAATCGATAAATCAATGGTCTGAGCGTGTTTTACAGAACCAGACAGGCGATCAACCTGTTGATATTACTGCAAAACCTTCGAATGAACCCCTCCCACCCGTAACAACTATAACCAATGCTAACAAAGACGGAACGAAATTAGAGACTCAACATGTAGTGATGCCTTCGCAGAAGTCCTCATTACTGACAACTTTATCCAACTTTTGGGCAGATAGATCAGCCTCATTCTGGAAACCGTTGACTTACCCCACATCACCTACGGAACATATTTTTATGGACAATAACGTTATCATTAGGGAAGATGAGCCTAGTTCATTGATTGCCTTCTGTCTCAGCTCTAATGATTACCAAAGGAAAGTTACTGCAATGATCAGAAATGTCCGCCAAACCCCAGGAAGCTTCGATTCTCAAAATGGAAAACCAGATCTCAATACACTAAAAACAGAGTCAATGGAAACTAAATTAGATGCTGACAGTCATGAAATTTCCTGCAAGGCATCCAACACTGATCTAGAAATGATCatgacaaagaaaacaggAATGCATTTaagatatcaatttcaagatgGAAACACGATTATGTCATGTaagatctttttcttcgaacAATTTGACGCCTTCAGAAAGAAGTGCGGTTGTGGAGAGGAAAACTTCATACAGAGTTTATCTCGTTGTATTAAGTGGGATTCAAGCGGGGGTAAGAGTGGCAGTGCATTCTTGAAAACACTCGATGACAGATTTGTGATCAAAGAGCTATCTCACTCGGAACTAGATgctttcatcaatttctctTCAAGTTACTTCGAATACATGAGTCAAGCGCTGTTTCATGACCTCCCAACAGCATTAGCGAAAATCCTTGGGTTTTACCAGATTCAAATCAGAAACGCTGCTACAGGTAAAAGTTTTAAGATGGATGTGATTATTATGGAAAATCTTTTCTATGAGAAGAAAACGTCAAGGATATTTGATCTAAAGGGGTCAATGAGAAACAGACACGTAGAACAAACAGGCAAAGAAAATGAGGTGTTATTGGATGAAAATATGGTGGAGTACATCTATGAATCGCCCATCTTTGTTCGTGAGTATGATAAGAAACTCTTACGTGCATCTCTTTGGAACGATACACTTTTCCTAGCTAAAATGAATGTGATGGATTATTCTTTGGTCGTGGGTGTTGACAACCAAACGCATAGTCTAACTGTGGGTATCATCGATTGTATTAGAACATTTACTTGGGATaaaaaacttgaaagttgggtgaaagagaaaggaCTTGTTGGGGGAAGTACGAAGGAGCCAACCGTCGTGACGCCTAGACAATATAAGAACAGATTCAGAGAAGCTATGGATAGGTACATCCTTATGGTGCCGGACCCATGGTATCAAGACACTGAAACGTGA
- the ATG18 gene encoding phosphoinositide binding protein ATG18 (similar to uniprot|P43601 Saccharomyces cerevisiae YFR021W ATG18 Phosphatidylinositol 3 5-bisphosphate-binding protein of the vacuolar membrane predicted to fold as a seven-bladed beta-propeller required for recycling of Atg9p through the pre-autophagosomal structure), whose amino-acid sequence MSNLPIINFINFNQNGSCISMGTSQGFKIFNCEPFGRFYQDEEGGCGIVEMLFSTSLLAVVGMGDNPAMSPRRLRMLNTKRHSVICEVTFPTTILSVKMNKSRLAVLLQEQIYIYDISNMRLLHTIETSMNAQGIMSMSPNSENNYLVYPSPPKVINSEIKDHATTNNINIKKTDAVDDTIKKDYSLQVPSDITGQQQQQQPGVDPATSNNTANKIIKNGDVIVFNLQTLQPTMVIEAHKGEIAALKLSADGTLLATASEKGTIIRVFNVENGSKVYQFRRGTYPTKISSLSFSKDNQFLAVCSSSKTVHIFKLGKNTVDNKSNELNSDDEIEDDLVPRYGDEDEEDEEIDEEATSINSNHSSKEPVVDAKRSTVGRMIRKSSQRLSRKAARTLGAYFPIKVSSILEPSRHFASLKITTSSNQPIKAIAAIDDPIELSIKEYPDLFEKNASNNGDYQNSDTLTMVPIRVVSSEGFMYKYISDPERGGDCILLEQYSLLSD is encoded by the coding sequence ATGTCAAATCTGCCTATTataaatttcatcaatttcaaccAGAATGGTTCGTGCATATCAATGGGCACATCCCAGGGGtttaaaatcttcaattgcGAACCGTTTGGCAGGTTTTATCAAGACGAAGAAGGGGGATGCGGGATAGTAGAGATGTTATTTTCCACTTCGCTTTTAGCAGTGGTTGGAATGGGAGACAATCCAGCGATGTCTCCAAGAAGATTACGTATGTTGAACACGAAGCGTCATTCTGTGATATGTGAGGTAACGTTTCCAACAACTATATTGTCAgtgaaaatgaacaaatcTCGCCTCGCAGTGCTTCTTCAGGAGCAAATCTACATCTATGATATCAGTAACATGAGACTTCTTCACACCATCGAAACATCAATGAATGCTCAGGGAATTATGTCGATGTCACCAAATTCCGAGAATAATTACCTTGTGTATCCATCTCCACCAAAAGTGATTAATTCAGAGATCAAAGACCATGCAACAACGAataacatcaacatcaaaaaaACTGACGCTGTAGATGATACTATAAAAAAAGATTACTCACTACAAGTTCCATCTGACATCACAGggcaacagcaacaacagcaaccCGGTGTGGACCCGGCGACCTCTAATAATACTGCAAATAAAATAATCAAGAATGGAGATGTCATTGTGTTCAACTTACAAACGTTACAGCCTACTATGGTAATAGAGGCTCACAAGGGAGAGATAGCGGCCCTAAAATTGAGCGCAGATGGAACGTTACTGGCTACTGCATCAGAAAAGGGAACAATCATCCGTGTCTTCAACGTCGAAAATGGTAGCAAAGTGTATCAATTCCGTAGAGGAACGTATCCAACTAAAATATCATCCTTGTCGTTTAGCAAGGACAATCAATTCCTTGCTGTGTGCTCTTCCAGTAAGACTGTGcatattttcaaattagGCAAAAACACAGTGGATAACAAGTCGAATGAGTTAAACAGTGACGACGAAATAGAAGACGACTTGGTACCGCGCTATGGCGATGAGgacgaagaagacgaagaaattgatgaagaggCTACAAGTATAAACTCAAACCATAGTAGCAAGGAACCCGTAGTCGACGCCAAGAGAAGTACTGTCGGTCGCATGATAAGAAAATCTTCACAACGACTTTCTCGTAAAGCTGCCAGAACTTTAGGAGCgtattttccaataaaaGTATCCTCAATACTTGAACCCTCGCGTCACTTTGCCAGCCTAAAAATAACCACTTCATCGAATCAACCAATAAAGGCCATAGCTGCCATCGATGATCCGATTGAGTTGAGCATCAAAGAGTATCCCGATTTATTCGAGAAAAATGCATCAAACAATGGCGACTACCAAAATTCAGATACATTGACAATGGTACCGATTAGGGTCGTGTCAAGCGAGGGTTTTATGTACAAATACATTTCGGACCCTGAGAGAGGAGGAGATTGTATTCTACTGGAACAATACTCATTACTATCGGACTGA
- a CDS encoding uncharacterized protein (no similarity), with the protein MVPVGRLNGISSRIDGSVRKMKNPPQKNEGSLDDPVGISDSPGYLYMYRGAFAPTTLSNPHTVYVTCQGAYCIGGHLIPCERLCKALLFIIKPRAKKPNNVCSGPICETLLVPVQVPRPA; encoded by the coding sequence ATGGTTCCGGTTGGCCGACTGAATGGCATTTCATCCAGAATAGATGGTTCAGTgagaaaaatgaagaatCCTCCCCAAAAGAACGAGGGCAGCCTGGATGACCCAGTTGGTATTTCCGATTCCCCTGGTTACTTATACATGTATCGTGGGGCCTTCGCTCCCACTACGTTGTCCAATCCCCACACTGTATACGTTACTTGTCAAGGAGCTTACTGCATTGGTGGACATCTCATACCCTGTGAACGACTCTGTAAAGCTTTATTATTCATAATCAAACCAAGAGCAAAAAAACCTAACAACGTATGTAGCGGTCCTATTTGTGAAACATTGCTAGTTCCAGTTCAGGTCCCGCGTCCTGCGTAA
- the ROG3 gene encoding Rog3p (similar to uniprot|Q759V0 Ashbya gossypii ADR172C ADR172Cp and weakly similar to YOR018W uniprot|Q02805 Saccharomyces cerevisiae YOR018W ROD1 Membrane protein overexpression confers resistance to the GST substrate o-dinitrobenzene as well as to zinc and calcium contains a PY-motif which is required for Rod1p interaction with Rsp5p a hect-type ubiquitin ligase), translating to MKKTSRSLSLFDIRLEGTDHDVIVVKGTVDEAPSVLLSGSVVLSVREPIYAKKISLTLYGVIKLNVTTMVQGPRGPAPRNVKYDRRFYELSLDDIDLHPHLVDGSTVKKPLSRTNSSSSLGGLASLSTTSLKNFASSASHASVLPEGNYVFPFSTILPGSLTESVEGLPNATVFYKLQATLERGKFASDISTKKHVRVVRTLTPDALELFETVAVDNTWPQKVDYSISVPSKAIAIGSSTPINIMVVPLLKGLKLGPIKISLVEYSSYSAPYSNPNGADRTILKVKIQDPLHHINNGEYDATNTTEFDFQDKWEINTSVRIPPNLSKCVQDCLILTNIKVRHKLKFVIALVNPDGHISELRASLPVQLFISPFVTVAVRNADNVDTNTSNSGNNTDNEALEKDDLMFAHSNSEVNLNSVDIALNNDASAGPNTSLFAPPNYGNHVYDRLWNNIMVEDTPVNSGTQSPAEFNQPPTLSHSSDVSELQRSLQQLRLEREMEEPDGSGLNLDTQVPSRSALATPLSLQDVPSQLRVNDYFTLNSSNRNNHSVLNVPSHLRSPSQMDSPGFDYLSRANSFEFKAGSPSRNDWEISSLSRVPSYDNAMKTASTMGELPPAYPSDGDALNGGSTTFSVGSLERPKELHHRCQPEMHHCAHSKISPSMLINQSNQSSNSLTHMYADHHERELEDSQTTKHAGRPFLAKSTSTSALKNTASKHFGFSMTPLSHIARSATPPAKFSPLSNSSNGIQTPKAVSNRNKVTSGSNKHQSFGSFTGILHKKDIDNEQ from the coding sequence atgaagaaaacgtCGAGAAGTCTGTCACTTTTTGATATACGGCTAGAAGGCACTGACCATGATGTGATAGTGGTTAAGGGAACGGTTGATGAAGCGCCCTCAGTTCTACTGAGCGGATCCGTAGTTCTTTCAGTGAGAGAACCCATTTATGCCaaaaagatttctttgaccTTGTATGGTGTGATTAAGCTAAATGTCACTACTATGGTACAAGGTCCTAGGGGACCTGCTCCAAGAAATGTGAAGTACGATAGACGGTTCTACGAGCTATCCCTTGACGATATAgatcttcatcctcatctaGTGGATGGATCGACTGTCAAGAAGCCATTGAGTAGAACTAATTCGTCATCCAGTTTAGGTGGCCTTGCATCGCTAAGTACCAcatcattgaagaatttcGCATCATCTGCTAGCCATGCAAGTGTTTTACCCGAAGGTAACTATGTATTCCCATTCAGTACCATATTACCGGGCTCTCTTACCGAAAGTGTCGAGGGTTTGCCCAATGCTACAGTATTTTATAAACTGCAAGCAACTTTGGAAAGGGGTAAATTTGCATCAGATATATCTACGAAGAAACATGTTAGAGTGGTAAGAACCTTAACACCAGATGCTCTAGAATTATTCGAAACTGTGGCTGTTGATAATACTTGGCCGCAGAAAGTGGATTATTCCATTTCGGTACCCTCAAAAGCTATCGCGATTGGTTCATCTACGCCTATTAATATCATGGTCGTACCGCTTCTCAAGGGGTTAAAGCTCGGTCCAATCAAAATATCTCTAGTGGAGTATTCATCATACTCCGCGCCATATAGTAATCCTAACGGTGCTGATAGAACGATCTTGAAAGTTAAAATACAGGACCCATTACATCATATAAATAATGGAGAATACGATGCAACAAATACCACTGAATTTGATTTCCAGGACAAATGGGAAATCAACACCTCAGTCAGGATACCACCAAATCTCTCGAAATGTGTTCAAGACTGCTTAATCTTAACTAATATTAAAGTTCGTCACAAATTGAAGTTCGTGATAGCATTAGTCAATCCTGATGGTCACATTTCCGAATTACGCGCATCATTACCCGTGCAACTATTCATCTCACCATTTGTTACAGTGGCCGTAAGAAATGCGGATAATGTCGACACCAATACCAGTAACTCTGGGAATAACACGGATAATGAAGCCCTCGAGAAAGATGATTTGATGTTTGCTCACTCTAATTCGGAGGTAAATTTAAATTCAGTGGATATCGCATTGAACAACGATGCATCTGCTGGTCCCAATACATCGTTATTTGCACCTCCAAATTATGGTAACCACGTATACGACAGATTATGGAACAATATAATGGTCGAAGATACCCCAGTTAATTCTGGTACTCAATCTCCTGCGGAGTTCAACCAACCACCGACACTTTCTCATTCAAGTGATGTAAGTGAGCTACAGCGAAGCCTCCAACAGCTCAGACTTGAACGGGAGATGGAAGAGCCGGATGGTAGTGGATTGAATCTTGACACACAAGTTCCTAGTAGGTCAGCTTTAGCGACACCACTTTCATTGCAAGACGTACCCTCTCAGTTACGGGTAAACGATTATTTTACACTGAACTCCTCGAATCGTAACAACCACAGCGTTCTCAACGTGCCGTCACATTTAAGATCGCCGTCCCAGATGGACTCCCCTGGCTTTGATTACTTATCCAGAGCGAATTCGTTTGAATTCAAGGCGGGATCTCCTTCTAGGAATGATTGGGAAATATCTAGTTTAAGCAGAGTACCGTCTTACGACAATGCAATGAAAACTGCATCTACTATGGGAGAATTGCCACCAGCGTACCCTAGTGACGGGGATGCACTAAATGGTGGTAGCACAACCTTTTCTGTGGGATCTCTTGAAAGACCCAAAGAATTGCATCATAGGTGCCAGCCAGAGATGCACCACTGTGCACATTCAAAAATCTCACCATCGATGTTGATCAACCAAAGTAATCAGTCTTCAAACTCATTGACCCACATGTATGCAGATCACCATGAGAGAGAATTAGAGGATTCTCAAACAACCAAGCACGCTGGACGACCTTTCCTTGCGAAATCGACTTCAACGAGCgcattgaaaaatactGCATCAAAGCATTTTGGGTTTAGTATGACGCCGCTGTCTCACATAGCAAGGTCTGCTACTCCACCTGCAAAATTCTCCCCACTTTCAAATTCGTCAAATGGAATTCAGACGCCGAAAGCTGTCTCAAACAGAAATAAAGTGACTTCTGGATCGAATAAACATCAGTCCTTTGGCAGTTTTACAGGTATCCTCCATAAGAAGGATATAGATAATGAACAGTAA